In Brachypodium distachyon strain Bd21 chromosome 2, Brachypodium_distachyon_v3.0, whole genome shotgun sequence, one genomic interval encodes:
- the LOC100837373 gene encoding probable indole-3-pyruvate monooxygenase YUCCA4 isoform X1 — MDKEQAEGRRATWVPGAVIVGAGPSGLAAAACLKARGVPATVLERSDSLAFTWRHRMYDRLALHLPKRFCELPLLPFSDKYPTYPSKKQFLFYMEEYAAKAGITPRFGASVEEAAFDASVGAWIVRLAGGEVLMAKWLVVATGENAEPHIPEFPGMSQFGGRVMHTCDYKSGEEFAGKKVLVVGCGNSGMEVSLDLCRYGAKPSMVVRNTVHVLPREMLRLSTFGIAMALLKWFPVQLVDRLLLAAAHLVLGDTGQLGLRRPKTGPIELKNLTGKTPVLDVGTLDHIKSGKIKIVSIDHQVVGAVKEVTRRGARLADGKEEQQFDAIILATGYRSNVPSWLKDGGDVFTREGTPKARFPNCWKGRNGLYTVGFSQRGLLGASSDALSVAIDIHCQWRERERPTKNVFQVNNSV, encoded by the exons ATGGACAAGGAGCAAGCAGAAGGCCGCCGCGCGACGTGGGTGCCCGGCGCCGTCATCGTCGGCGCAGGCCCGTCGGggctcgccgcggccgcgtgCCTCAAGGCGCGTGGCGTGCCGGCCACGGTGCTCGAGAGGTCCGACTCGCTGGCCTTCACGTGGCGCCACCGCATGTACGACCGCCTCGCGCTCCACCTTCCCAAGCGCTTCTGCGAGCTCCCCCTGCTCCCCTTCTCCGACAAGTACCCGACTTACCCGTCGAAGAAGCAGTTCCTCTTCTACATGGAGGAGTAcgccgccaaggccggcatCACACCGCGCTTCGGCGCCAGCGTCGAGGAGGCCGCCTTCGACGCCTCCGTGGGCGCCTGGATCGTGCGCTTGGCGGGAGGCGAGGTGCTGATGGCCAAGTGGCTCGTCGTCGCCACGGGGGAGAACGCCGAGCCGCACATCCCGGAGTTCCCTGGCATGAGCCAGTTCGGAGGCCGCGTCATGCATACGTGTGACTACAAGTCCGGGGAGGAGTTTGCCGGGAAGAAGGTTTTGGTGGTGGGGTGCGGGAATTCTGGCATGGAGGTGAGCTTGGATTTGTGCCGGTATGGCGCTAAGCCCTCCATGGTGGTGCGCAACACG GTGCATGTGCTACCTAGGGAGATGCTGCGCCTCTCCACGTTCGGCATCGCCATGGCTCTGCTGAAATGGTTCCCAGTCCAGCTCGTCGACCGGCTGCTCCTGGCGGCGGCTCACCTCGTCCTCGGCGACACGGGCCAGCTCGGGCTTAGACGGCCCAAGACGGGGCCCATTGAGCTGAAGAACCTCACGGGCAAGACCCCTGTGCTGGACGTTGGGACGCTAGACCACATCAAATCAGGCAAAATTAAG atCGTCTCGATCGATCACCAGGTGGTGGGAGCAGTGAAGGAGGTAACGAGGCGAGGGGCCAGGCTCGCGGACGgcaaggaggagcagcagtTCGACGCAATAATACTCGCCACGGGCTACAGGAGCAACGTGCCGTCCTGGCTCAAG GACGGAGGTGATGTCTTCACAAGAGAAGGTACCCCCAAGGCCCGCTTCCCAAACTGCTGGAAAGGACGGAACGGCCTCTACACCGTGGGATTCTCGCAGCGGGGGCTCCTCGGCGCCTCGTCGGACGCACTCAGCGTCGCCATAGATATACATTGCCAgtggagagaaagagaaaggcCCACTAAAAATGTGTTTCAAGTTAATAACTCTGTTTGA
- the LOC100837373 gene encoding probable indole-3-pyruvate monooxygenase YUCCA4 isoform X2 — MDKEQAEGRRATWVPGAVIVGAGPSGLAAAACLKARGVPATVLERSDSLAFTWRHRMYDRLALHLPKRFCELPLLPFSDKYPTYPSKKQFLFYMEEYAAKAGITPRFGASVEEAAFDASVGAWIVRLAGGEVLMAKWLVVATGENAEPHIPEFPGMSQFGGRVMHTCDYKSGEEFAGKKVLVVGCGNSGMEVSLDLCRYGAKPSMVVRNTVHVLPREMLRLSTFGIAMALLKWFPVQLVDRLLLAAAHLVLGDTGQLGLRRPKTGPIELKNLTGKTPVLDVGTLDHIKSGKIKVVGAVKEVTRRGARLADGKEEQQFDAIILATGYRSNVPSWLKDGGDVFTREGTPKARFPNCWKGRNGLYTVGFSQRGLLGASSDALSVAIDIHCQWRERERPTKNVFQVNNSV, encoded by the exons ATGGACAAGGAGCAAGCAGAAGGCCGCCGCGCGACGTGGGTGCCCGGCGCCGTCATCGTCGGCGCAGGCCCGTCGGggctcgccgcggccgcgtgCCTCAAGGCGCGTGGCGTGCCGGCCACGGTGCTCGAGAGGTCCGACTCGCTGGCCTTCACGTGGCGCCACCGCATGTACGACCGCCTCGCGCTCCACCTTCCCAAGCGCTTCTGCGAGCTCCCCCTGCTCCCCTTCTCCGACAAGTACCCGACTTACCCGTCGAAGAAGCAGTTCCTCTTCTACATGGAGGAGTAcgccgccaaggccggcatCACACCGCGCTTCGGCGCCAGCGTCGAGGAGGCCGCCTTCGACGCCTCCGTGGGCGCCTGGATCGTGCGCTTGGCGGGAGGCGAGGTGCTGATGGCCAAGTGGCTCGTCGTCGCCACGGGGGAGAACGCCGAGCCGCACATCCCGGAGTTCCCTGGCATGAGCCAGTTCGGAGGCCGCGTCATGCATACGTGTGACTACAAGTCCGGGGAGGAGTTTGCCGGGAAGAAGGTTTTGGTGGTGGGGTGCGGGAATTCTGGCATGGAGGTGAGCTTGGATTTGTGCCGGTATGGCGCTAAGCCCTCCATGGTGGTGCGCAACACG GTGCATGTGCTACCTAGGGAGATGCTGCGCCTCTCCACGTTCGGCATCGCCATGGCTCTGCTGAAATGGTTCCCAGTCCAGCTCGTCGACCGGCTGCTCCTGGCGGCGGCTCACCTCGTCCTCGGCGACACGGGCCAGCTCGGGCTTAGACGGCCCAAGACGGGGCCCATTGAGCTGAAGAACCTCACGGGCAAGACCCCTGTGCTGGACGTTGGGACGCTAGACCACATCAAATCAGGCAAAATTAAG GTGGTGGGAGCAGTGAAGGAGGTAACGAGGCGAGGGGCCAGGCTCGCGGACGgcaaggaggagcagcagtTCGACGCAATAATACTCGCCACGGGCTACAGGAGCAACGTGCCGTCCTGGCTCAAG GACGGAGGTGATGTCTTCACAAGAGAAGGTACCCCCAAGGCCCGCTTCCCAAACTGCTGGAAAGGACGGAACGGCCTCTACACCGTGGGATTCTCGCAGCGGGGGCTCCTCGGCGCCTCGTCGGACGCACTCAGCGTCGCCATAGATATACATTGCCAgtggagagaaagagaaaggcCCACTAAAAATGTGTTTCAAGTTAATAACTCTGTTTGA